One part of the Musa acuminata AAA Group cultivar baxijiao chromosome BXJ1-5, Cavendish_Baxijiao_AAA, whole genome shotgun sequence genome encodes these proteins:
- the LOC135673717 gene encoding uncharacterized protein LOC135673717 isoform X2 translates to MACDPKDDVDRLFACFKCGISTPESAIKERRLHPETSKKAGLVRGKASTVVGIATSSLSEQCGQDSTGKEKLGACTSVAIKLKSGKQISPIVFYGSPHGAPIKRPSRLLRLLHEIRIDLKEDNDLIVREELWTTFPRQEEAIRFLKAHAQAKLFSYQDHLSGQRRFLVSTYSEFWRRYRCMDPKLRHHYEVIKEGLPCHLYFDLEFDKTVNADKNVDDMVDILMSVTFDILFDKYAIEANDGWIIELDSSTTKKFSRHVIIRIPKVAFKDNSHVGAFVSEVCSRITSQRGSDPQLDKLYARKDSSSSDFQLFLDSAVYSRNRCFRLVFSSKAGKNSFLLPTRRFKCKDMTEQEVFMESLICRMDSDCNKLLKCQIDIDCKKTLYFDFEVQQQTSDALQHTALNAYRSDFPTTYSSGKSPFPALDAFVEFIASSGNVLGKIQSWYWFSAHGLIVYSMLRNRYCERIGREHKSNHVMYIADLHRAIYYQKCYDPDCKGYRCPLRPLPHDVIPSDILLFDSTQRINYREDLDTNFGLELDGSHMEHYSCDGDELVTDSCNMESSWWQEAMTYADRIENMKNAPEFKILNEENVVDCSWWMDVEKLASQVEGQLG, encoded by the exons ATGGCCTGCGATCCAAAGGATGACGTCGATCGGCTCTTCGCCTGCTTCAAGTGCGGGATATCTACTCCTG AATCCGCGATCAAGGAAAGACGTCTGCACCCGGAGACATCCAAGAAAGCCGGCTTGGTGAGAGGGAAGGCGTCTACGGTTGTTGGAATTGCTACGTCGAGCTTGTCTGAACAATGTGGGCAGGATTCAACAGGGAAAGAGAAG CTTGGTGCATGTACATCTGTAGCAATTAAACTGAAAAGTGGAAAGCAGATCTCTCCTATTGTCTTTTATGGTTCCCCACATGGTGCTCCAATTAAAAGACCATCACGATTGTTGCGATTGTTGCATGAAATTCGTATTGATCTTAAGGAAGATAATGATTTGATAGTAAG GGAAGAATTATGGACTACTTTTCCAAGGCAAGAGGAAGCAATCAGATTCTTAAAAGCACATGCACAAGCTAAACTTTTTAGTTATCAAGATCACTTGAGTGGTCAGAGAAGGTTCCTTGTCTCTACATACAGTGAGTTCTGGAGAAG GTATAGATGTATGGACCCAAAGTTACGCCATCACTATGAAGTCATTAAAGAG GGTTTGCCTTGCCACTTATATTTTGATCTGGAATTTGATAAGACAGTCAATGCTGACAAAAATGTAGATGACATGGTTGACATCTTGATGTCTGTGACTTTCGACATCTTATTTGACAAATATGCAATTGAAGCAAATGATGGGTGGATTATAGAGCTTGATTCATCTACCACAA AAAAGTTTTCACGCCATGTGATTATTCGCATACCAAAGGTTGCATTCAAGGACAACTCACATGTTGGTGCATTTGTTTCGGAG GTATGTTCTCGCATTACCAGTCAAAGAGGAAGTGATCCACAACTCGACAAACTGTATGCCAGGAAAGATTCTAGCTCTTCTGATTTTCAGCTTTTCCTTGATAGTGCTGTCTATTCTCGAAATCGTTGTTTCCGTCTAGTTTTCTCTTCAAAGGCTGGGAAAAATTCATTTCTTTTGCCAACCAGACGTTTCAAATGTAAGGATATG ACTGAACAGGAAGTGTTCATGGAATCACTTATTTGCAGAATGGACAGTGATTGCAATAAACTTCTAAAATGTCAAATTGATATAGATTGCAAGAAAACTTTGTACTTTGATTTTGAG GTTCAACAACAAACTTCGGATGCTCTGCAGCACACTGCACTGAATGCTTATAGGAGTGATTTCCCAACCACTTACTCCTCTGGAAAATCACCATTTCCAGCTTTAGATGCTTTTGTGGAATTCATAGCATCTTCAGGAAATGTTTTAG GTAAAATACAAAGTTGGTATTGGTTTTCAGCACATGGCTTAATTGTTTACAGTATGTTGAGAAATAGATACTGTGAGCGGATTGGTAGAGAACACAAAAGCAATCATG TTATGTATATCGCTGATCTCCATAGAGCTATTTATTACCAGAAGTGTTATGACCCTGATTGTAAAG GTTACCGGTGTCCTTTGCGGCCATTACCACATGATGTGATCCCCAGTGATATTTTACTGTTCGATTCTACTCAGAGAATAAATTATAGGGAAGATTTGGACACCAATTTCGGTCTTGAACTTGATGGAAGTCACATGGAACATTATTCATGTGATGGTGATGAGTTGGTTACTGATAGCTGCAACATGGAAAGCAGCTGGTGGCAGGAAGCCATGACATATGCAGATCGCATTGAGAATATGAAAAATGCACCCGAATTTAAAATATTG AACGAGGAAAATGTTGTAGATTGCAGTTGGTGGATGGATGTGGAAAAGCTGGCCTCACAGGTTGAAGGACAGCTTGGGTGA
- the LOC135673717 gene encoding uncharacterized protein LOC135673717 isoform X1, with translation MACDPKDDVDRLFACFKCGISTPESAIKERRLHPETSKKAGLVRGKASTVVGIATSSLSEQCGQDSTGKEKLGACTSVAIKLKSGKQISPIVFYGSPHGAPIKRPSRLLRLLHEIRIDLKEDNDLIVREELWTTFPRQEEAIRFLKAHAQAKLFSYQDHLSGQRRFLVSTYSEFWRRYRCMDPKLRHHYEVIKEGLPCHLYFDLEFDKTVNADKNVDDMVDILMSVTFDILFDKYAIEANDGWIIELDSSTTKKFSRHVIIRIPKVAFKDNSHVGAFVSEVCSRITSQRGSDPQLDKLYARKDSSSSDFQLFLDSAVYSRNRCFRLVFSSKAGKNSFLLPTRRFKCKDMTEQEVFMESLICRMDSDCNKLLKCQIDIDCKKTLYFDFEVQQQTSDALQHTALNAYRSDFPTTYSSGKSPFPALDAFVEFIASSGNVLGKIQSWYWFSAHGLIVYSMLRNRYCERIGREHKSNHVMYIADLHRAIYYQKCYDPDCKGYRCPLRPLPHDVIPSDILLFDSTQRINYREDLDTNFGLELDGSHMEHYSCDGDELVTDSCNMESSWWQEAMTYADRIENMKNAPEFKILQNEENVVDCSWWMDVEKLASQVEGQLG, from the exons ATGGCCTGCGATCCAAAGGATGACGTCGATCGGCTCTTCGCCTGCTTCAAGTGCGGGATATCTACTCCTG AATCCGCGATCAAGGAAAGACGTCTGCACCCGGAGACATCCAAGAAAGCCGGCTTGGTGAGAGGGAAGGCGTCTACGGTTGTTGGAATTGCTACGTCGAGCTTGTCTGAACAATGTGGGCAGGATTCAACAGGGAAAGAGAAG CTTGGTGCATGTACATCTGTAGCAATTAAACTGAAAAGTGGAAAGCAGATCTCTCCTATTGTCTTTTATGGTTCCCCACATGGTGCTCCAATTAAAAGACCATCACGATTGTTGCGATTGTTGCATGAAATTCGTATTGATCTTAAGGAAGATAATGATTTGATAGTAAG GGAAGAATTATGGACTACTTTTCCAAGGCAAGAGGAAGCAATCAGATTCTTAAAAGCACATGCACAAGCTAAACTTTTTAGTTATCAAGATCACTTGAGTGGTCAGAGAAGGTTCCTTGTCTCTACATACAGTGAGTTCTGGAGAAG GTATAGATGTATGGACCCAAAGTTACGCCATCACTATGAAGTCATTAAAGAG GGTTTGCCTTGCCACTTATATTTTGATCTGGAATTTGATAAGACAGTCAATGCTGACAAAAATGTAGATGACATGGTTGACATCTTGATGTCTGTGACTTTCGACATCTTATTTGACAAATATGCAATTGAAGCAAATGATGGGTGGATTATAGAGCTTGATTCATCTACCACAA AAAAGTTTTCACGCCATGTGATTATTCGCATACCAAAGGTTGCATTCAAGGACAACTCACATGTTGGTGCATTTGTTTCGGAG GTATGTTCTCGCATTACCAGTCAAAGAGGAAGTGATCCACAACTCGACAAACTGTATGCCAGGAAAGATTCTAGCTCTTCTGATTTTCAGCTTTTCCTTGATAGTGCTGTCTATTCTCGAAATCGTTGTTTCCGTCTAGTTTTCTCTTCAAAGGCTGGGAAAAATTCATTTCTTTTGCCAACCAGACGTTTCAAATGTAAGGATATG ACTGAACAGGAAGTGTTCATGGAATCACTTATTTGCAGAATGGACAGTGATTGCAATAAACTTCTAAAATGTCAAATTGATATAGATTGCAAGAAAACTTTGTACTTTGATTTTGAG GTTCAACAACAAACTTCGGATGCTCTGCAGCACACTGCACTGAATGCTTATAGGAGTGATTTCCCAACCACTTACTCCTCTGGAAAATCACCATTTCCAGCTTTAGATGCTTTTGTGGAATTCATAGCATCTTCAGGAAATGTTTTAG GTAAAATACAAAGTTGGTATTGGTTTTCAGCACATGGCTTAATTGTTTACAGTATGTTGAGAAATAGATACTGTGAGCGGATTGGTAGAGAACACAAAAGCAATCATG TTATGTATATCGCTGATCTCCATAGAGCTATTTATTACCAGAAGTGTTATGACCCTGATTGTAAAG GTTACCGGTGTCCTTTGCGGCCATTACCACATGATGTGATCCCCAGTGATATTTTACTGTTCGATTCTACTCAGAGAATAAATTATAGGGAAGATTTGGACACCAATTTCGGTCTTGAACTTGATGGAAGTCACATGGAACATTATTCATGTGATGGTGATGAGTTGGTTACTGATAGCTGCAACATGGAAAGCAGCTGGTGGCAGGAAGCCATGACATATGCAGATCGCATTGAGAATATGAAAAATGCACCCGAATTTAAAATATTG CAGAACGAGGAAAATGTTGTAGATTGCAGTTGGTGGATGGATGTGGAAAAGCTGGCCTCACAGGTTGAAGGACAGCTTGGGTGA